The following coding sequences lie in one Saccopteryx bilineata isolate mSacBil1 chromosome X, mSacBil1_pri_phased_curated, whole genome shotgun sequence genomic window:
- the LOC136317496 gene encoding protein BEX1-like: MASKEEQAVKNLNMENAKQENERKDEKEQAANTGGPLAPPVVAGEHCEPRGNRRRFRVRQPILQYRWDGGQRLGEPQARMRPENMERVGEEMRQLMEKLRGKQLSHTLRAVSTDPPHQGHHDEFCLMP, encoded by the coding sequence ATGGCGTCCAAAGAGGAACAAGCGGTAAAAAATCTCAACATGGAAAATGCCAAGCAGGAAAATGAACGAAAGGACGAGAAGGAGCAGGCTGCTAATACAGGAGGGCCGCTGGCCCCCCCTGTGGTCGCTGGCGAACATTGTGAGCCCAGGGGGAACCGTAGGCGGTTCCGTGTTAGGCAGCCCATCCTGCAGTACAGATGGGACGGGGGTCAGCGGCTGGGAGAGCCCCAGGCCAGGATGAGACCCGAGAACATGGAAAGGGTTGGGGAGGAGATGAGACAGCTGATGGAGAAGCTGAGGGGGAAGCAATTGAGTCACACTCTGCGGGCCGTTAGCACTGACCCCCCTCACCAAGGCCATCATGATGAGTTTTGCCTTATGCCTTGA